Proteins found in one Abyssibius alkaniclasticus genomic segment:
- a CDS encoding M48 family metalloprotease — protein sequence MKRRFETRWLALAASLVLALGGAAGAGPERSADAAAIGAENHPKLLARFGGEIPDEALINYVATIGARIVAVSEQPDEDWQFTVLDSPSVNAFALPGGYVYITRGLLALAGDEAELAAVLGHEIVHVTAAHVEARLAVQAEDNSGELVGDLLGGLLGGLISGSESPLADAVRNTVESAVGGQMEFSREQEFEADALSIPILVAAGYDPYAAADFLVAMRAQYALVARLEGRGFNPSQVPFFADHPAPDERIARARDLAESMAYIQPPVRGTEPYLAAIDGMIFGDSPAQGMVRGRAFIHSELGFSFLVPEGFTLQNTAQAVRARGPDGAMLIMEGGRDRGGDLRRFIADEWAPALRQTGQARPRLSRVRSTEINGLEAAQARLTRRFRGRNQEMTLTAIRLNGTIYRFTALSARGADTAQGAMAEAVASFAALPVDAGAALAPYILTAHQLRAQDSVASLTADAPAESAAADWFAVLNGLEPGELPPVGSWVKVIRY from the coding sequence ATGAAGCGACGTTTTGAGACGAGATGGCTGGCACTGGCCGCATCCCTTGTGCTGGCTTTGGGCGGCGCCGCCGGTGCCGGGCCTGAACGCAGCGCCGATGCGGCGGCGATCGGTGCCGAGAACCATCCGAAACTTCTGGCCCGGTTCGGCGGTGAAATACCCGATGAGGCGCTCATCAACTATGTCGCCACGATTGGCGCACGCATTGTTGCCGTCAGCGAGCAACCCGACGAAGACTGGCAGTTCACAGTGCTGGACAGCCCAAGCGTGAACGCCTTCGCGCTGCCCGGCGGCTATGTCTATATCACGCGCGGCCTGCTGGCCCTTGCGGGGGATGAGGCCGAGCTGGCGGCCGTGCTTGGCCATGAAATCGTGCATGTGACCGCGGCGCATGTTGAAGCCCGGCTTGCGGTTCAGGCCGAGGATAACAGCGGCGAGCTTGTGGGCGATCTTCTGGGCGGCCTGCTAGGCGGGCTGATCAGCGGCAGCGAATCGCCCCTTGCCGATGCCGTGCGCAACACCGTCGAATCGGCGGTTGGCGGGCAAATGGAATTCAGTCGCGAACAGGAATTCGAGGCCGATGCGCTGAGCATTCCGATTTTGGTCGCAGCGGGCTATGACCCCTATGCCGCCGCCGATTTTCTGGTCGCGATGCGTGCGCAATATGCGCTGGTTGCCCGGCTGGAGGGGCGTGGCTTCAACCCGTCGCAAGTGCCGTTCTTTGCCGACCACCCCGCGCCCGATGAGCGCATTGCGCGCGCCAGAGACCTGGCCGAAAGCATGGCCTACATCCAGCCGCCGGTCCGTGGCACCGAACCCTATCTGGCGGCGATTGACGGAATGATTTTTGGCGATAGCCCCGCGCAGGGCATGGTGCGCGGGCGCGCCTTCATCCATAGCGAGCTGGGGTTTTCCTTTCTGGTGCCCGAAGGTTTTACCCTGCAAAACACAGCGCAGGCCGTGCGCGCGCGCGGCCCTGACGGGGCCATGCTGATCATGGAAGGCGGGCGCGACCGCGGGGGCGATCTGCGCCGCTTCATCGCCGATGAATGGGCGCCGGCCTTGCGCCAGACCGGCCAGGCCCGCCCGCGGCTGAGCCGCGTGCGCAGCACCGAAATCAACGGGCTCGAGGCCGCACAGGCGCGGCTGACCCGCCGCTTTCGGGGCCGCAACCAGGAAATGACCCTGACCGCCATCCGCCTGAACGGCACAATCTACCGCTTTACCGCGCTTTCGGCGCGCGGGGCTGATACCGCACAGGGCGCGATGGCCGAGGCCGTTGCCAGCTTTGCGGCCCTGCCGGTCGATGCGGGCGCGGCACTGGCGCCCTATATTCTGACTGCCCATCAGCTGCGCGCGCAAGACAGCGTTGCATCGCTTACCGCCGATGCCCCCGCCGAAAGTGCTGCGGCCGACTGGTTTGCCGTGCTGAACGGGCTTGAGCCCGGCGAATTGCCGCCGGTCGGCAGCTGGGTCAAGGTGATCCGCTACTAG
- a CDS encoding molybdenum cofactor biosynthesis protein MoaE, translating to MGVSVQAEDFDLGAELAALRAGRSDIGALVSFSGLVRDMPGGGGGLTLEHYPGMTEKALAAIEAEACARWDLQASRIIHRYGALAPGAQIVMVAAASRHRHAAFEATSYMMDYLKSRAPFWKKEGASWVDAREADEAALARWTREA from the coding sequence ATGGGCGTTTCGGTGCAGGCCGAGGATTTTGACCTTGGCGCGGAACTGGCGGCGCTGCGCGCCGGGCGCAGCGATATCGGCGCGCTGGTCAGCTTCAGCGGGCTGGTGCGCGATATGCCGGGCGGCGGCGGCGGGCTGACACTGGAACATTACCCCGGCATGACGGAAAAGGCGCTGGCCGCGATCGAGGCCGAGGCCTGCGCGCGCTGGGATTTGCAGGCCAGCCGGATCATCCACCGCTATGGCGCGCTGGCACCGGGGGCGCAGATTGTGATGGTCGCCGCCGCATCGCGCCACCGCCACGCGGCCTTCGAGGCGACGAGCTACATGATGGATTACCTGAAATCACGCGCCCCGTTCTGGAAGAAAGAGGGCGCAAGCTGGGTTGATGCACGCGAGGCCGACGAGGCCGCGCTGGCGCGCTGGACGCGCGAAGCCTAG
- the moaD gene encoding molybdopterin converting factor subunit 1 has translation MKVLYFAWLRERIGAASEEVESAATDVSGLVAELAARSEAHALAFSDMRAVRVALDQQLGTLDAPLAGVREVAFFPPMTGG, from the coding sequence ATGAAGGTGCTGTATTTCGCCTGGCTGCGCGAGCGGATCGGCGCGGCCAGCGAAGAGGTTGAGAGCGCGGCCACCGATGTTTCCGGGCTGGTGGCCGAGCTTGCGGCGCGCTCTGAAGCCCATGCGCTGGCCTTTAGCGACATGCGCGCCGTGCGCGTAGCCCTGGATCAGCAACTCGGCACGCTCGATGCGCCTTTGGCGGGGGTGCGCGAGGTGGCCTTCTTCCCGCCGATGACCGGGGGCTAG
- the pgsA gene encoding CDP-diacylglycerol--glycerol-3-phosphate 3-phosphatidyltransferase, translating into MHTRIPNFLTLLRLIAAPMVGLIYVLLPSPFADWIALGLFVGAALTDYLDGVLARRWNVVTAFGRMLDPIADKAMVVIALAVLAVRWNGYIPVMIPMILILFREVFVSGLREFLGADAARLQVTRLAKYKTAVQMLAITLLFGALLASHYLVMLTWGMDGAMVDEIMAGRVDDIYGLRLLEPLVNFTWWGGIAMLWLAAVLTVLSGLDYFVKALPYLKEPEA; encoded by the coding sequence ATGCACACGCGGATACCGAATTTTCTGACCCTGTTGCGGCTGATCGCGGCGCCGATGGTCGGGCTGATCTATGTGCTGTTGCCCTCGCCCTTTGCGGATTGGATTGCGCTGGGCCTGTTTGTGGGCGCGGCGCTGACCGATTATCTGGACGGCGTGCTGGCGCGGCGCTGGAATGTTGTCACCGCCTTTGGCCGGATGCTTGACCCGATTGCCGACAAGGCGATGGTGGTCATCGCGCTGGCCGTGCTGGCTGTGCGCTGGAACGGCTATATTCCGGTGATGATCCCGATGATCCTGATCCTGTTCCGCGAGGTGTTCGTTTCGGGCTTGCGCGAGTTTCTGGGGGCCGATGCGGCGCGCCTGCAGGTTACGCGGCTGGCGAAATACAAAACCGCCGTGCAGATGCTGGCGATCACGCTGCTGTTTGGCGCGCTGCTGGCCAGCCATTACCTTGTCATGCTGACCTGGGGCATGGATGGCGCGATGGTCGATGAAATCATGGCCGGCCGGGTTGATGACATCTACGGGCTGCGCCTGCTGGAGCCGCTGGTGAATTTCACCTGGTGGGGCGGCATTGCCATGCTGTGGCTGGCGGCCGTGCTGACTGTGCTGTCGGGGCTTGATTATTTCGTAAAGGCGCTGCCCTATCTCAAGGAGCCCGAGGCATGA
- the uvrC gene encoding excinuclease ABC subunit UvrC, which produces MTEPTPPKPNAPPVTGHAYIRAFNRQIDQSPGVYRMLDAKGAVLYVGKARNLNRRIGNYAKPTGHSARIAKMISETCTMMVLTTKTETEALLLEQNLIKQLKPKYNVLLRDDKSFPNIHVSAHDFPMISKHRGARKAKGQYFGPFASAMAVNRTLNQLQKAFLLRNCSDSMFEGRTRPCLQYQIKRCSAPCVGKISRAEYAQTVDEAVRFLSGKSTDVQQGLAAEMAKASAEMAFERAAALRDRIAALTLVQGAQGVNPAGVDEADVIALFQEGGQACVQVFFIRANQNWGNHAYFPRTGADFDSGEVLEAFLGQFYANKTPPKQILLSAELDNADLMAAALGEKLGRKVDILVPKRGEKATLIEAALRNAREELGRKVAETASQARLLEGLAERFGLDAPPARVEVYDNSHIQGAFAVGAMIVAGPDGYMKSAYRKFNIAADGLTPGDDFAMMDQVLRRRFARLQKEDAEKKGDGWPDLVLIDGGAGQLSATVKVFEELGVTGVALVGVAKGEDRDAGKEEFYRPGKPVMALPHRDPVLYFIQRLRDEAHRFAIGTHRAKRSKAISASPLDDVPGVGAARKRALLAHFGSAKAVGRAALADLRAVEGISSAMAESIHAFFNPTG; this is translated from the coding sequence ATGACCGAGCCGACACCGCCCAAACCAAACGCCCCGCCCGTGACGGGCCATGCCTATATCAGGGCGTTCAACCGGCAGATTGACCAATCGCCGGGCGTGTATCGGATGCTCGATGCCAAGGGCGCGGTGCTGTATGTGGGCAAGGCGCGCAACCTGAACCGGCGCATCGGCAACTATGCCAAGCCCACGGGCCATTCGGCGCGCATCGCCAAGATGATTTCGGAAACCTGCACCATGATGGTGCTGACGACGAAGACCGAAACCGAGGCGCTGTTGCTGGAACAAAACCTCATCAAGCAGCTCAAGCCGAAATACAATGTGCTGCTGCGCGACGACAAGAGCTTTCCGAATATCCATGTCAGCGCGCATGATTTTCCGATGATTTCCAAGCATCGCGGCGCGCGCAAGGCCAAGGGGCAGTATTTTGGCCCCTTTGCCAGCGCAATGGCCGTGAACCGCACGCTGAACCAGTTGCAAAAGGCGTTCTTGCTGCGCAACTGCTCGGATTCGATGTTCGAGGGGCGCACGCGACCCTGTTTGCAATACCAGATCAAGCGCTGCTCGGCCCCCTGTGTGGGCAAGATCAGCCGCGCGGAATATGCGCAGACCGTGGACGAGGCGGTGCGGTTTTTAAGCGGCAAGTCGACCGATGTGCAGCAGGGATTGGCGGCGGAAATGGCCAAGGCGAGTGCCGAGATGGCGTTCGAGCGCGCGGCGGCGCTGCGCGACCGGATTGCCGCGCTGACCCTGGTGCAGGGCGCACAGGGCGTGAACCCGGCGGGTGTGGACGAGGCCGATGTGATTGCGCTGTTTCAGGAGGGCGGGCAGGCCTGCGTGCAGGTGTTCTTCATCCGCGCCAACCAGAACTGGGGCAACCATGCCTATTTCCCGCGCACGGGGGCGGATTTTGATAGCGGCGAGGTGCTTGAGGCGTTTTTGGGGCAATTCTATGCCAACAAGACCCCGCCCAAGCAGATTCTGCTGAGCGCCGAGCTTGACAATGCCGACCTGATGGCCGCCGCTTTGGGCGAAAAGCTGGGCCGCAAGGTGGATATTCTGGTGCCCAAGCGCGGCGAGAAGGCCACGCTGATCGAGGCCGCCTTGCGCAATGCGCGCGAGGAATTGGGCCGCAAGGTGGCGGAAACCGCCAGCCAGGCGCGTTTGCTGGAGGGGCTGGCCGAGCGTTTCGGGCTGGATGCACCGCCTGCGCGGGTTGAGGTTTATGACAACTCGCACATTCAGGGCGCATTTGCGGTGGGCGCGATGATCGTGGCCGGGCCGGATGGCTATATGAAATCGGCCTATCGCAAGTTCAACATCGCCGCCGACGGGCTGACGCCGGGCGATGACTTTGCCATGATGGACCAGGTTTTGCGGCGGCGCTTCGCGCGGCTGCAAAAGGAAGATGCCGAGAAGAAGGGCGATGGCTGGCCCGATCTGGTGCTGATCGACGGTGGCGCGGGGCAGTTGAGTGCGACTGTGAAGGTGTTCGAGGAATTGGGCGTGACCGGCGTGGCGCTGGTCGGCGTGGCCAAGGGCGAAGACCGCGATGCCGGCAAGGAAGAGTTTTACCGCCCCGGCAAGCCGGTCATGGCCCTGCCGCACCGCGACCCGGTGCTGTATTTCATCCAGCGACTGCGCGACGAGGCGCATCGTTTTGCCATTGGCACGCATCGCGCCAAGCGCAGCAAGGCGATTTCGGCCAGCCCGCTGGATGATGTGCCCGGCGTCGGGGCGGCGCGCAAACGGGCCTTGCTTGCGCATTTTGGCAGCGCCAAGGCCGTGGGGCGGGCGGCATTGGCGGATTTACGCGCAGTCGAGGGGATATCGAGCGCGATGGCGGAATCGATTCATGCCTTTTTTAACCCGACGGGATAA
- a CDS encoding SDR family oxidoreductase encodes MSALVTGGARRLGRAMVLELAMRGHDVAVHYDRSEDDAQATAAEARKHGVRAMVFQADLLDADAVAGLVGRVTEAMGPLSVLVNNASIFEYDTLASANAQSWDRAIGSNLRAPMFLMQAFAAQAGKGARDEAGEPIASANIINLIDQRVLKLTPGFCSYTLAKFGLWGLTQTAAQFLAPDIRVNAIGPGPTMKGARQSEEHFATQRAAVLLQRGADDGEIARCMGFILDSPSMTGQLICMDGGQHLAWKTPDILGVE; translated from the coding sequence ATGAGCGCTTTGGTAACCGGGGGTGCGCGCAGGCTGGGCCGTGCGATGGTGCTGGAACTGGCCATGCGCGGCCATGATGTTGCCGTGCATTACGATCGCTCGGAAGATGATGCGCAAGCCACAGCCGCCGAGGCGCGCAAGCATGGCGTGCGGGCTATGGTTTTTCAGGCCGATCTGCTGGATGCCGATGCGGTGGCTGGCCTTGTGGGCCGCGTGACCGAGGCGATGGGCCCGCTTTCGGTGCTGGTCAACAATGCCTCGATTTTCGAATATGACACTTTGGCCAGCGCGAATGCCCAAAGCTGGGACCGCGCGATCGGCAGCAATTTGCGCGCGCCGATGTTTCTGATGCAGGCTTTTGCAGCCCAGGCCGGCAAGGGCGCGCGCGATGAGGCCGGCGAGCCGATTGCCAGCGCCAATATCATCAACCTGATTGATCAGCGCGTGCTGAAGCTCACCCCCGGATTTTGCAGCTATACGCTGGCGAAATTCGGGCTATGGGGGCTGACCCAGACCGCCGCGCAGTTTCTGGCGCCGGATATTCGGGTGAATGCCATTGGCCCGGGGCCAACCATGAAGGGTGCGCGCCAGAGCGAAGAACATTTCGCCACGCAGCGCGCCGCCGTTCTGTTGCAGCGCGGCGCGGATGACGGTGAAATCGCCCGCTGCATGGGGTTTATTCTCGACAGCCCCAGCATGACCGGCCAGCTGATTTGCATGGATGGCGGGCAGCATCTGGCGTGGAAAACGCCGGATATTCTAGGGGTTGAGTGA
- a CDS encoding S49 family peptidase: MRILPKRKPSVAVIRLNGVIGGGRGLGGAGLSDAALKPVIEAAFRKKPVAVALAINSPGGSPTQSALIAARIRRMAAEAEIPVLAFCEDVAASGGYWLATAGDEIFADDSSILGSIGVISAGFGLQELIGKIGVERRMYTAGESKSMLDPFQPEKPEDLEKMDVMLKAIHENFIAQVRARRGARLKEDGLFTGAIFVGQAAVENGLIDGIGHLEPVMKARFGDKVKFVEQKPKRGLLARFGIKGAEAAPEAMLAALESRAIWARFGL, translated from the coding sequence ATGCGAATTTTACCGAAACGCAAGCCAAGCGTGGCCGTGATCCGGCTGAACGGGGTGATTGGCGGGGGCCGTGGGCTGGGGGGCGCGGGGCTGTCGGATGCCGCGCTGAAACCGGTGATCGAGGCGGCATTCCGCAAAAAGCCGGTGGCGGTGGCGCTGGCCATAAACTCGCCCGGTGGCTCGCCCACACAATCGGCGCTGATTGCCGCGCGTATCCGGCGCATGGCGGCCGAGGCTGAAATTCCCGTGCTGGCCTTCTGCGAGGATGTCGCCGCCTCGGGCGGCTATTGGCTGGCCACGGCGGGGGATGAGATTTTTGCCGATGACAGCAGCATTCTGGGCAGTATCGGGGTAATTTCGGCTGGCTTTGGCCTGCAGGAGCTGATCGGCAAGATCGGGGTCGAGCGGCGCATGTATACGGCGGGCGAAAGCAAATCCATGCTCGACCCGTTCCAGCCGGAAAAGCCGGAAGACCTGGAAAAGATGGATGTGATGCTGAAAGCCATCCATGAGAATTTCATCGCGCAGGTGCGGGCCCGTCGCGGGGCCAGGCTGAAGGAGGACGGGCTGTTTACCGGCGCGATTTTCGTCGGCCAGGCGGCGGTGGAAAACGGGCTGATCGATGGCATCGGCCATCTGGAACCGGTGATGAAGGCGCGCTTTGGCGACAAGGTGAAGTTTGTCGAACAAAAGCCCAAACGCGGCTTGCTGGCGCGCTTTGGCATCAAGGGGGCCGAGGCCGCGCCCGAAGCCATGCTCGCCGCGCTGGAAAGCCGTGCAATCTGGGCGCGGTTCGGGCTATAA
- a CDS encoding CaiB/BaiF CoA transferase family protein — protein MTPLHGLKVLELARVLAGPWAGQVLADMGADVVKVEGPEGDETRNWGPPFAPDGAAAYYHAANRGKRDVSADFRNADDLAMVKALAAQADVVIENFKLGGLAKFGLDYASLAPSNPGLVYCSITGFGQTGPYAPRAGYDFIIQAMGGIMDLTGEPDGAAQKPGMAYADLFTGLYSVIGIQAALAQRAVTGKGQHIDMALFDTQLAVLANQSGNYLTSGIVPRRMGNAHPNIVPYQVFQAADAPFVIACGNDHQFAHLCEKLGVAFHTDARFARNTDRVKNRQIIIPLLAAEMARHSRADILALMEAAGVPAGPINTVAEALADPQALARGMVQDHGQTRSVRLPIVFSGADMPLPAAAPQKDAHGTAIRAAAAQNQWPKKD, from the coding sequence ATGACCCCCCTTCACGGTTTGAAAGTTCTGGAACTCGCCCGCGTGCTGGCCGGCCCCTGGGCGGGGCAGGTTTTGGCCGATATGGGGGCCGATGTGGTGAAGGTCGAAGGCCCGGAGGGCGATGAAACCCGCAACTGGGGCCCGCCCTTTGCCCCCGATGGGGCCGCCGCCTATTACCATGCCGCCAATCGCGGCAAGCGCGATGTCAGCGCCGATTTCCGCAACGCGGATGATCTTGCAATGGTCAAGGCGCTGGCGGCACAAGCCGATGTGGTCATCGAGAATTTCAAACTTGGCGGGCTGGCGAAATTCGGGCTCGACTATGCCAGCCTTGCGCCATCCAACCCCGGGCTTGTCTATTGCTCCATCACCGGCTTTGGGCAAACCGGCCCCTATGCCCCCCGCGCGGGTTATGATTTCATCATTCAGGCAATGGGCGGCATCATGGACCTCACCGGCGAGCCTGATGGCGCGGCGCAGAAACCCGGCATGGCCTATGCCGACCTGTTCACCGGGCTTTACAGTGTCATCGGCATCCAGGCCGCGCTGGCCCAGCGCGCCGTTACCGGCAAGGGCCAGCATATCGACATGGCGCTGTTTGACACGCAGCTTGCCGTGCTGGCCAACCAGTCCGGCAATTACCTCACCTCTGGCATCGTGCCCAGGCGCATGGGCAATGCCCACCCCAATATCGTGCCCTATCAGGTGTTTCAGGCGGCGGATGCGCCCTTTGTCATTGCCTGTGGCAATGACCACCAATTCGCGCATCTGTGCGAAAAGCTGGGCGTGGCGTTCCATACCGATGCGCGCTTTGCCCGCAATACCGACCGCGTGAAAAACCGCCAGATCATCATCCCGCTGCTCGCCGCCGAAATGGCCCGTCATTCGCGCGCCGATATTCTGGCCCTGATGGAGGCCGCTGGCGTGCCCGCCGGCCCCATCAACACCGTGGCCGAGGCTTTGGCCGATCCGCAGGCGCTGGCGCGGGGCATGGTGCAGGACCACGGGCAAACCCGCTCGGTCCGCCTGCCGATTGTGTTCTCGGGTGCCGATATGCCCTTGCCCGCCGCCGCGCCGCAAAAAGACGCCCACGGCACCGCCATCCGCGCCGCCGCCGCCCAAAACCAATGGCCCAAAAAGGACTGA
- a CDS encoding aldo/keto reductase, producing the protein MEIRPLGRSGLTTTHFCLGTMTFGSNTDEADAFRQLDMAVDAGITLLDAAEMYPVNPVLKETIGNTEAIIGRWRAARGAGADALQIATKCSGRGSMVRDGATVTPATMRAALEASLKRLQAETVDLYQLHWPSRGTYHFRQYWGYAPEKQDTAQARDELAALVGCVTDLVAEGKIRAFGQSNETAWGLTSWQAMAKATGGTPIATVQNEYNLLCRLYDTDCAEACHHEGIGLLAFSPLAAGILTGKYSGNAIPTPSRRVNQPELGGRATPSALDAADAYVALAQKHGLDPVHMALAFCSSRPTMASSIIGATTSAQLERILKGADLRLGADLLAEIELLYRKFPRPM; encoded by the coding sequence ATGGAAATTCGCCCGCTTGGCCGCTCTGGCCTGACCACAACCCATTTCTGCCTTGGCACGATGACCTTCGGCTCCAACACCGATGAGGCCGATGCCTTTCGCCAGCTCGATATGGCGGTGGATGCCGGCATCACCCTGCTGGATGCGGCCGAAATGTATCCCGTCAACCCGGTGCTGAAAGAAACCATCGGCAATACCGAAGCCATCATCGGGCGCTGGCGCGCGGCGCGCGGGGCCGGGGCCGATGCGCTGCAAATTGCCACGAAATGTTCCGGGCGCGGCAGCATGGTGCGCGATGGCGCCACCGTCACCCCCGCCACGATGCGCGCCGCCCTCGAAGCCTCGCTCAAACGCCTTCAGGCCGAAACGGTCGATCTTTACCAGTTGCACTGGCCCAGCCGCGGCACCTATCACTTCCGCCAATACTGGGGCTATGCACCCGAAAAGCAGGACACAGCACAAGCGCGCGACGAATTGGCCGCCCTTGTCGGCTGCGTCACCGATCTGGTGGCCGAGGGGAAAATCCGCGCCTTTGGCCAAAGCAACGAAACCGCCTGGGGCCTGACCAGCTGGCAGGCAATGGCAAAGGCCACCGGCGGCACGCCCATCGCCACGGTGCAGAACGAATACAACCTGCTCTGCCGCCTCTATGATACCGATTGCGCCGAGGCCTGCCACCACGAGGGCATTGGCCTTCTGGCCTTCTCGCCACTGGCGGCGGGCATTCTCACCGGCAAATATTCCGGCAATGCCATCCCCACCCCCTCGCGCCGCGTCAACCAGCCCGAGCTTGGCGGCCGCGCCACGCCATCGGCGCTGGACGCCGCCGATGCCTATGTCGCGCTTGCGCAGAAACACGGGCTCGACCCGGTGCATATGGCGCTGGCCTTCTGCAGCTCGCGCCCGACAATGGCATCCTCCATCATCGGGGCCACGACATCGGCGCAGCTTGAACGCATTCTCAAAGGGGCGGATCTGCGGCTTGGCGCCGATCTGCTTGCTGAAATCGAGCTGCTTTACAGGAAATTCCCGCGCCCGATGTAA
- a CDS encoding cytochrome b yields the protein MSKPQNYARSQIILHWLILLLIAFNLIAPDGMNAMYRAARRGSTPSTTELFLGNLHIIVGITVLVLAVLRLVLRIRNGAPAAPAGPRLQQLAGHVVHWGIYVLLFAVPLSGMSGWFAGISAAATGHVLLQNLLLGLVALHVAAALYHQLWVKDNLLARMWPRR from the coding sequence ATGAGCAAACCGCAAAACTATGCCCGCAGCCAGATCATCCTGCATTGGCTGATCCTGCTGCTTATCGCTTTCAACCTGATTGCGCCCGATGGCATGAACGCCATGTATCGCGCGGCCAGGCGCGGCAGCACGCCCAGCACGACCGAGCTGTTTTTGGGCAATCTCCATATCATTGTCGGCATAACGGTGCTGGTGCTGGCCGTGCTGCGGCTTGTGCTGCGCATTCGCAATGGCGCCCCCGCCGCCCCGGCAGGCCCGCGGCTGCAACAGCTTGCCGGGCATGTGGTGCATTGGGGCATTTATGTGCTGCTGTTCGCCGTGCCGCTTTCGGGTATGAGCGGCTGGTTCGCCGGGATCAGCGCAGCGGCCACGGGGCATGTTCTGTTGCAAAACCTCCTTTTGGGTCTTGTTGCCCTGCATGTGGCCGCCGCGCTCTATCATCAGCTCTGGGTAAAAGATAACCTTCTGGCGCGCATGTGGCCGCGCCGCTAG
- a CDS encoding aldolase/citrate lyase family protein translates to MQTSTDFAHCMENPAARHLQQGAFYAILCAPNESSKMSAAENPFKTALASGVPQIGLWMGNASPYLAELVAGAGFDWVVVDGEHAPNDLRSITAALAVMAARPSAPVVRLPVGAEWMVKQVLDAGCKTLLIPMVESAAHAAAMVAATRYPPLGRRGVGAGLARASDFGRDAGYMAGADAGICLLLQVESRAGLAALDAILALDGVDGVFIGPADLAADMGFPGQSDAPEVLAAIDDALLRIRAAGKSAGILAPQQARAQHYLDLGANFVAVGIDINLLVGALAALRNTFKPEQNT, encoded by the coding sequence ATGCAAACTAGCACAGATTTTGCGCATTGCATGGAAAATCCTGCCGCGCGGCATTTACAGCAGGGCGCATTTTACGCCATTCTGTGCGCCCCGAATGAAAGCAGCAAAATGTCCGCAGCCGAAAATCCGTTCAAAACCGCCCTTGCCAGTGGCGTGCCGCAAATCGGGCTGTGGATGGGCAATGCCAGCCCCTATCTGGCCGAGCTTGTGGCCGGGGCCGGGTTTGACTGGGTGGTGGTCGACGGTGAACACGCCCCCAATGATCTGCGCTCGATCACCGCCGCGCTGGCCGTGATGGCCGCGCGCCCATCCGCGCCGGTTGTGCGCCTGCCCGTCGGTGCGGAATGGATGGTCAAACAGGTGCTGGATGCGGGCTGCAAGACCCTGCTCATCCCGATGGTGGAAAGTGCCGCCCATGCCGCCGCGATGGTTGCCGCCACCCGCTACCCGCCCCTGGGGCGGCGCGGGGTGGGGGCCGGGCTGGCGCGGGCCTCGGATTTTGGCCGCGATGCGGGCTATATGGCCGGGGCCGATGCCGGCATTTGCCTGCTGTTGCAGGTGGAAAGCCGCGCCGGGCTGGCGGCGCTCGATGCGATTCTTGCGCTGGACGGGGTGGATGGCGTGTTCATCGGCCCCGCCGATCTTGCCGCCGATATGGGCTTTCCCGGCCAGTCGGATGCGCCCGAAGTGCTGGCGGCGATCGATGACGCCTTGCTGCGCATCCGTGCGGCGGGCAAGTCTGCGGGCATATTGGCCCCCCAGCAGGCCCGCGCGCAGCATTATCTTGACCTTGGTGCAAATTTCGTGGCTGTAGGGATTGATATCAACCTGCTGGTCGGCGCCCTTGCCGCGCTGCGCAACACCTTCAAACCGGAGCAGAACACATGA